A region of Streptomyces sp. WMMC500 DNA encodes the following proteins:
- a CDS encoding class I SAM-dependent methyltransferase, with product MSHLTTPPPRPAALPRSPGHPTAPVAPGPPRHDVPDIADDAAWDRADPYAHALRSGAGPLFLRRRDGWLLPLDVERWCGAAEGADVTVLRRCTGPVLDIGCGPGRLVAALAALGRPALGVDVSSEAVAHARSRGAAALRRSVFEPLPGEGRWGTALLIDGNVGIGGDPAALLARAAVLLRPGGRLVVEVAADDDVDERVHVHVTDGVRGDPAGRRPDRAHHGFPWARVGLPALLRYAAAGRWQEEDRWTAVGRRFAALRAPEPTPRTGRR from the coding sequence GTGTCTCACCTCACGACTCCCCCGCCCCGGCCCGCCGCCCTGCCGCGGTCCCCTGGCCACCCCACCGCGCCCGTCGCGCCCGGGCCGCCCCGCCACGACGTCCCCGACATCGCCGACGACGCCGCCTGGGACCGCGCCGACCCCTACGCGCACGCCCTGCGCAGCGGCGCCGGGCCGCTCTTCCTGCGGCGGCGTGACGGGTGGCTGCTGCCGCTCGACGTGGAGCGGTGGTGCGGGGCGGCCGAGGGCGCCGACGTGACCGTGCTGCGGCGGTGTACCGGGCCCGTGCTGGACATCGGCTGCGGGCCCGGGCGGCTCGTGGCCGCGCTCGCCGCGCTGGGGCGTCCCGCGCTCGGCGTCGACGTCAGCTCCGAGGCCGTCGCGCACGCGCGGTCGCGCGGTGCCGCCGCGCTGCGGCGGTCGGTGTTCGAGCCGCTGCCCGGCGAGGGCCGCTGGGGCACCGCGCTGCTCATCGACGGCAACGTCGGCATCGGCGGCGACCCCGCCGCCCTCCTGGCCCGCGCCGCGGTGCTGCTGCGGCCCGGGGGGCGGCTGGTCGTGGAGGTCGCCGCCGACGACGACGTGGACGAGCGCGTGCACGTGCACGTCACCGACGGGGTCCGCGGCGACCCCGCGGGCCGCCGCCCCGATCGCGCCCACCACGGCTTCCCGTGGGCCCGGGTCGGGCTGCCCGCCCTGCTCAGGTACGCGGCGGCGGGCCGCTGGCAGGAGGAGGACCGCTGGACCGCGGTCGGGCGACGGTTCGCCGCGCTGCGAGCACCAGAGCCGACGCCGCGAACAGGCCGGCGGTGA
- a CDS encoding DUF2064 domain-containing protein: MTGGDVTVLVVAKEPRPGRVKTRLTPAYTPAEAAQLAEAALADTLAVVRDLPARRRVLVLDGAPGDWLPPGFTVVPQAAGGLDERLAAAFGGCTGPALLVGMDTPQLTAGLLAPALADDAWSACDAYLGPALDGGFWALGLARPDPELLRGVPMSTAYTGAAQQRRLLAAGLRVRELPPLRDVDTAADVPPVAEAAAPGGRFAATAHRLGARDRAALDGAAADAAAPEPAAPDASAPDASAAGGTALDGTALGRAAG, from the coding sequence GTGACCGGCGGGGACGTCACCGTACTCGTCGTCGCCAAGGAGCCCCGGCCGGGCCGGGTGAAGACCCGGCTCACCCCCGCGTACACCCCCGCCGAGGCGGCGCAGCTCGCGGAGGCCGCGCTCGCCGACACGCTCGCCGTCGTACGGGACCTGCCCGCCCGGCGCCGCGTACTCGTCCTCGACGGCGCGCCCGGCGACTGGCTGCCGCCCGGCTTCACCGTCGTGCCGCAGGCCGCGGGCGGCCTCGACGAGCGGCTGGCCGCCGCGTTCGGCGGCTGTACGGGTCCTGCGCTGCTCGTCGGCATGGACACCCCGCAACTCACCGCCGGCCTGCTGGCGCCCGCCCTGGCCGACGACGCCTGGTCGGCCTGCGACGCCTACCTCGGCCCGGCGCTGGACGGCGGCTTCTGGGCGCTGGGCCTGGCGCGGCCGGACCCCGAACTGCTGCGCGGCGTACCGATGTCGACGGCGTACACGGGCGCCGCGCAGCAGCGCCGGCTGCTCGCGGCGGGCCTGCGCGTACGGGAGTTGCCGCCGCTGCGCGACGTGGACACCGCGGCGGACGTCCCGCCGGTCGCCGAAGCCGCCGCCCCGGGCGGCCGGTTCGCCGCCACGGCACACCGCCTGGGCGCCCGGGACCGGGCGGCCCTCGACGGCGCGGCGGCCGACGCCGCGGCACCGGAGCCCGCGGCACCGGACGCCTCGGCACCGGACGCATCGGCGGCCGGCGGCACGGCGCTCGACGGCACCGCACTCGGCCGAGCCGCCGGATGA
- a CDS encoding response regulator transcription factor: MDPAPPARPRPSGHPARVLVVDDDPTVAEVVAGYLDRAGYAVDRAADGPQALAAAETARPDLVVLDLMLPGMDGLEVCAKLRDTGPVPVIMLTARGDEDDRILGLELGADDYVTKPFSPRELVLRVESVLRRSRVAAPAGGGLSGAGLTVDPAARRAAKNGAELALTLREFDLLAHFLRHPGRVFGREELMREVWGWEFGDLSTVTVHVRRLRGKVEDDPARPRLITTVWGVGYRFDASAAPGAVREGAYDRDADPDPRTDPRSGPGRENDPARETPRGDLP, translated from the coding sequence ATGGACCCCGCCCCGCCGGCCCGGCCCCGGCCCTCCGGCCACCCGGCCCGCGTGCTCGTCGTCGACGACGACCCCACCGTCGCCGAGGTCGTCGCCGGCTACCTCGACCGCGCCGGCTACGCCGTCGACCGCGCCGCCGACGGCCCGCAGGCGCTGGCCGCCGCCGAGACCGCGCGCCCCGACCTCGTCGTGCTCGACCTGATGCTGCCCGGCATGGACGGCCTGGAGGTCTGCGCGAAGCTGCGCGACACCGGCCCCGTACCGGTGATCATGCTCACCGCCCGCGGCGACGAGGACGACCGCATCCTCGGCCTCGAACTGGGCGCCGACGACTACGTCACCAAGCCGTTCAGCCCCCGCGAGCTGGTGCTGCGCGTCGAGTCCGTGCTCCGCCGCAGCCGCGTCGCGGCGCCCGCCGGCGGCGGACTGAGCGGCGCCGGGCTCACCGTGGACCCGGCCGCGCGCCGGGCCGCCAAGAACGGGGCCGAGCTGGCGCTGACCCTGCGGGAGTTCGACCTGCTCGCGCACTTCCTGCGGCACCCGGGGCGGGTGTTCGGGCGGGAGGAGCTGATGCGGGAGGTGTGGGGCTGGGAGTTCGGCGACCTGTCGACGGTGACCGTGCACGTGCGGCGGCTGCGCGGCAAGGTCGAGGACGACCCGGCCCGGCCGCGGCTGATCACCACGGTCTGGGGGGTCGGCTACCGTTTCGACGCGTCGGCCGCGCCCGGTGCGGTAAGGGAGGGCGCGTACGATCGCGACGCAGACCCGGACCCACGGACCGATCCCCGCAGCGGCCCCGGCCGCGAGAACGATCCGGCACGCGAGACACCCAGAGGCGACCTCCCGTGA
- a CDS encoding HAMP domain-containing sensor histidine kinase, with translation MNDILLMAAFAFLGAAVAGVLGAVALRLLRNRSLVVSVSVVAATAVTAMLLGTLAVAREMFLSGHDLTVVSIVCLMAAVVSLATAVLLGRWVVARSNALAAATRSFGHAFAEGGSFAPPAGDATAELAGLSRELAATAERLAQSRQRERALDASRRELVAWISHDLRTPLAGLRAMAEALEDGMAADPGRYHRQIRAETERLDAMVGDLFELSRIHAGALALAPTRMSVYDLVGDALAGADPLAREHGVRLVGEPPEPAAAVPVEVDGKEMTRVLGNLLVNAIRRTPADGTVAVTVAVTEQEGAAVVVSVTDQCGGIPEEDLTRVFDTGWRGNHARTPVPPAGAGLGLAIVRGIVEAHRGRAEVRNVPGGCRFEVTLPAATG, from the coding sequence GTGAACGACATCCTCCTCATGGCCGCGTTCGCCTTCCTCGGCGCCGCCGTCGCCGGCGTCCTCGGCGCCGTCGCCCTGCGCCTGCTGCGCAACCGCTCCCTCGTCGTCTCCGTCTCCGTCGTCGCCGCGACCGCCGTCACCGCGATGCTGCTCGGCACCCTCGCGGTGGCCCGGGAGATGTTCCTCTCCGGGCACGACCTCACCGTCGTCAGCATCGTCTGCCTCATGGCCGCGGTCGTCTCCCTCGCCACCGCCGTGCTGCTCGGCCGCTGGGTCGTCGCCCGCAGCAACGCGCTGGCGGCGGCGACCCGTTCGTTCGGGCACGCCTTCGCCGAGGGCGGCTCCTTCGCGCCCCCCGCCGGCGACGCGACCGCCGAACTGGCGGGGCTGAGCCGGGAGCTGGCGGCCACCGCCGAGCGGCTGGCGCAGTCGCGGCAGCGCGAGCGGGCGCTGGACGCCTCCCGGCGCGAGCTGGTCGCGTGGATCTCGCACGACCTGCGGACGCCGCTGGCGGGGCTGCGCGCCATGGCGGAGGCGCTGGAGGACGGCATGGCCGCCGACCCCGGCCGCTACCACCGGCAGATCCGGGCCGAGACCGAGCGCCTCGACGCCATGGTCGGCGACCTCTTCGAGCTCTCCCGCATCCACGCGGGCGCCCTCGCGCTGGCGCCCACGCGGATGTCGGTGTACGACCTCGTCGGCGACGCGCTCGCGGGCGCGGATCCGCTCGCGCGCGAGCACGGCGTCCGGCTCGTGGGCGAGCCCCCGGAGCCGGCGGCGGCGGTGCCCGTGGAGGTCGACGGCAAGGAGATGACCCGGGTGCTGGGCAACCTCCTCGTCAACGCCATCCGCCGCACCCCCGCCGACGGCACCGTCGCCGTGACGGTCGCCGTGACGGAACAGGAGGGCGCGGCGGTGGTCGTCTCGGTGACCGACCAGTGCGGCGGCATACCGGAGGAGGACCTGACGCGGGTCTTCGACACGGGCTGGCGGGGCAACCACGCCCGTACGCCCGTGCCGCCCGCGGGGGCGGGGCTGGGGCTGGCGATCGTGCGGGGGATCGTCGAGGCGCACCGCGGGCGCGCGGAGGTGCGCAACGTGCCGGGGGGCTGCCGCTTCGAGGTCACCCTCCCCGCGGCGACGGGCTGA
- a CDS encoding NAD-dependent epimerase/dehydratase family protein has translation MRVLVTGGAGFIGSHVVSAFAERGHEAVVLDVRDAGPPGERRGAYEAYVHGDVRDRDAVAAALAGADAVCHQAAMVGLTEDFADAPAYVGANDLGTAVLLTAMADAGVRRLVLAGSMVVYGEGRYDCAAHGAVRPRPRAEADLAGGRFEPRCPRCGAELRPGLVAEDAPVDPRSVYAATKLAQEHIAGVWARVTGARAVSLRYHNVYGPGMPRDTPYAGVASFFRSALERGEAPRVYEDGAQRRDFVHVRDIAEANVRALEAVYRDEVGGAAEAGEAAGVAEAGTLTAYNAGSGDVHTVGELATALAAAYGGPAPRVTGEYRLGDVRHITADSARLRAELGWRPAVGFEEGVTEFAKSPLGVGQR, from the coding sequence ATGCGCGTACTCGTCACCGGCGGCGCCGGGTTCATCGGATCGCACGTGGTCTCCGCCTTCGCGGAGCGGGGGCACGAGGCGGTGGTACTGGACGTACGGGACGCGGGCCCGCCCGGCGAGCGGCGCGGGGCGTACGAGGCGTACGTCCACGGCGACGTACGGGACCGCGACGCCGTCGCGGCGGCGCTCGCCGGGGCCGACGCGGTCTGCCACCAGGCCGCGATGGTCGGCCTCACGGAGGACTTCGCGGACGCACCCGCGTACGTCGGCGCCAACGACCTCGGCACCGCCGTGCTGCTGACCGCGATGGCGGACGCGGGGGTGCGGCGGCTGGTGCTGGCGGGGTCGATGGTCGTGTACGGGGAAGGGCGCTACGACTGCGCCGCGCACGGCGCCGTACGGCCCCGGCCGCGGGCGGAGGCGGACCTCGCGGGCGGGCGCTTCGAGCCGCGGTGCCCGCGCTGCGGCGCGGAGTTGCGGCCGGGGCTGGTGGCGGAGGACGCGCCGGTGGACCCGCGGAGCGTGTACGCGGCGACGAAGCTGGCGCAGGAGCACATCGCGGGCGTGTGGGCGCGCGTCACGGGCGCGCGTGCCGTGTCGCTGCGCTACCACAACGTGTACGGCCCCGGCATGCCGCGCGACACCCCGTACGCGGGCGTCGCCTCCTTCTTCCGCTCGGCGCTGGAGCGGGGCGAGGCGCCGCGGGTGTACGAGGACGGGGCGCAGCGGCGGGACTTCGTCCACGTACGGGACATCGCGGAGGCCAACGTGCGGGCGCTGGAGGCGGTGTACCGAGACGAAGTCGGGGGGGCAGCCGAAGCCGGGGAGGCAGCCGGAGTCGCGGAGGCGGGGACGCTCACCGCGTACAACGCCGGCAGCGGGGACGTCCACACCGTCGGCGAGCTGGCGACGGCGCTGGCCGCGGCGTACGGCGGGCCGGCGCCGCGGGTCACCGGCGAGTACCGCCTCGGGGACGTCCGGCACATCACGGCGGACTCGGCGCGGCTGCGGGCCGAGCTGGGGTGGCGGCCGGCGGTGGGGTTCGAGGAGGGGGTGACGGAGTTCGCGAAGTCGCCGCTGGGGGTGGGGCAGCGGTAG
- a CDS encoding family 2B encapsulin nanocompartment shell protein, whose protein sequence is MTTSPEETSASVEPPARLSLDTAAARNLTTTTKTPPQMQGISSRWLLKVLPWTEVKGGAYRVNRRLTHTLGDGQVEFTTVGDEVRVIPQELRELPQLRAFEDEEVLTALADRFEQREIAPGDAVVSAGAAADRVVLVAHGRLERVGTGKYGDETVLGVLADGDYVGDEVLLTADGTWPFTVRATTRGTVLVLPRSALDELLEQSAGLREHLEAFGSLPRQRQNSKGEAEIELASGHRGEQALPGTFVDYELTPREYELEVAQTVLRVHSRVADLYNDPMNQVEQQLRLTVEALRERQEHELVNNRSFGLLHNADLKQRIHTRSGPPTPDDLDELISRRRSTHVLLAHPRAIAAIGREWNARGIYPPRTEYLGSEVNNWRGIPLLPCNKIPITPEGTSSVIAMRLGEADQGVVGLHQTGLPDEIRPGMNVRFMGISDQAIISYLVSTYFSAAVLVPDALGILEDVQIGAN, encoded by the coding sequence ATGACGACCTCGCCTGAAGAAACGTCCGCGTCCGTCGAACCCCCCGCCCGTCTCAGCCTCGACACCGCCGCCGCGCGGAACCTCACGACCACCACCAAGACACCCCCGCAGATGCAGGGGATCTCCTCCCGCTGGCTGCTCAAGGTGCTGCCGTGGACGGAGGTCAAGGGCGGTGCGTACCGGGTGAACCGGCGCCTGACCCACACGCTCGGCGACGGACAGGTCGAGTTCACCACGGTCGGCGACGAGGTGCGCGTCATCCCGCAGGAGCTGCGCGAGCTGCCGCAGTTGCGCGCCTTCGAGGACGAGGAGGTGCTGACGGCCCTGGCCGACCGGTTCGAGCAGCGGGAGATCGCGCCGGGGGACGCGGTCGTGTCCGCCGGGGCCGCGGCGGACCGGGTGGTGCTGGTCGCGCACGGGCGGCTGGAGCGGGTCGGCACCGGGAAGTACGGGGACGAGACCGTCCTCGGCGTCCTCGCCGACGGCGACTACGTCGGCGACGAGGTGCTCCTCACCGCCGACGGCACGTGGCCGTTCACCGTGCGGGCGACGACCCGCGGCACGGTGCTCGTCCTCCCGCGCTCCGCTCTCGACGAGTTGCTGGAGCAGTCGGCGGGGCTGCGCGAGCACCTGGAGGCGTTCGGCTCCCTCCCGCGGCAGCGGCAGAACAGCAAGGGCGAGGCCGAGATCGAGCTGGCCTCCGGCCACCGCGGCGAGCAGGCGCTCCCGGGCACCTTCGTGGACTACGAGCTGACGCCCAGAGAGTACGAGCTGGAGGTCGCGCAGACCGTGCTGCGCGTCCACAGCCGGGTCGCCGACCTGTACAACGACCCGATGAACCAGGTCGAGCAGCAACTGAGGCTGACTGTCGAGGCGCTGCGCGAGCGCCAGGAGCACGAGCTGGTGAACAACCGCTCCTTCGGCCTGCTGCACAACGCCGACCTCAAGCAGCGCATCCACACCCGCTCCGGCCCGCCCACGCCGGACGATCTGGACGAGCTGATCTCCCGGCGGCGGTCGACGCACGTGCTGCTGGCGCACCCGCGTGCCATCGCGGCCATCGGCCGGGAGTGGAACGCGCGCGGTATCTACCCGCCGCGTACGGAGTACCTCGGGAGCGAGGTGAACAACTGGCGGGGCATCCCGCTGCTGCCGTGCAACAAGATCCCCATCACCCCGGAGGGGACCAGCTCGGTCATCGCGATGCGGCTCGGCGAGGCGGACCAGGGCGTGGTGGGGCTGCACCAGACGGGGCTGCCGGACGAGATCCGGCCGGGCATGAACGTCCGGTTCATGGGGATCAGCGACCAGGCGATCATCTCCTACCTGGTGAGCACGTACTTCTCCGCGGCGGTGCTCGTCCCCGACGCGCTCGGCATCCTGGAGGACGTACAGATCGGCGCCAACTGA
- a CDS encoding phosphoketolase family protein yields the protein MPVPPTAPFVDGTTMKKQELADLDAHWRALNYLAAGQIYLTRNPLLTEPLTPGDIKPRLLGHWGTCPGLNLVYTHLNRVIGARDLDAVCVWGPGHGGPAVYAGAWLDGSYGEVHPDVSRDAAGMARLFRQFSFPGGTPSHVAPVIPGSFHEGGELGYSLAHAYGAAFDNPGLLAACVIGDGEAETGPLAGSWHANKFLDPVHDGAVLPILHLNGYKIAGPTVLSRIPRVELDELLRGYGHEPLHVTGDDPAQVHRDMAEAMDTALDRIAALQHAARTAGRRGRADRPRWPAIVLRTPKGWTGPKAVDGAPVEGTWRSHQVPLPEVRENPEHLAELERWLRSYEPERLFGADGRPSAQVLACVPRGDRRLGANPHANGGRLLRALPLPGPDTYAVAVDRPGTRLHEPTRVLGAMLRQVMADTAERRDFRVFGPDETASNRLQELFEVTDRAWEAEAEPTDEHHGPHGRVMEVLSEHLCQGWLEGYVLTGRHGLFSSYEAFAHIVASMAAQHIKWIQTAQDEPWRAPVAGLNYLLTSHVWRQDHNGFSHQDPGFVDHILNKSPGVVRAYLPPDANTLLCVADHVLRTRGVVNVVVAGKQPSFDWLTLEQARSHCLRGVGIWEWAGTERPGEAPDVVLACAGDVPTQEVLAAAALLREHLPELAVRVVNVVDLARLMPHEEHPHGMTDREFDAVFTRDTPVIFAYHGYPWLIHRLAYRHAGHDQLHVRGYKEMGTTTTPFDMVVRNDLDRYRLVMDVVDRVPGLAVRAAAVRQRMEDVRGRHHAWIREHGTDLPEVADWTWPG from the coding sequence TTGCCCGTACCGCCCACCGCCCCCTTCGTCGATGGGACGACGATGAAGAAGCAGGAGCTGGCCGACCTCGACGCCCACTGGCGCGCACTCAACTACCTGGCCGCGGGCCAGATCTACCTCACCCGCAACCCGCTGCTCACCGAGCCGCTGACGCCCGGTGACATCAAGCCGCGGCTGCTCGGCCACTGGGGCACCTGCCCGGGCCTCAACCTCGTCTACACCCACCTCAACCGCGTCATCGGCGCCCGCGACCTCGACGCCGTCTGCGTCTGGGGACCCGGCCACGGCGGCCCCGCGGTCTACGCCGGCGCGTGGCTCGACGGCTCGTACGGGGAGGTGCACCCCGACGTCTCGCGCGACGCCGCCGGGATGGCGCGGCTGTTCCGGCAGTTCTCCTTCCCCGGCGGGACACCGAGCCACGTGGCGCCCGTGATCCCCGGGTCGTTCCACGAGGGCGGCGAGCTGGGCTACTCACTGGCGCACGCCTACGGCGCCGCGTTCGACAACCCCGGGCTCCTCGCGGCCTGCGTCATCGGCGACGGCGAGGCGGAGACCGGGCCGCTGGCCGGGTCGTGGCACGCCAACAAGTTCCTCGACCCCGTGCACGACGGCGCCGTGCTGCCCATCCTGCACCTCAACGGCTACAAGATCGCCGGCCCGACCGTGCTCTCCCGCATCCCGCGGGTCGAGCTGGACGAGCTGCTGCGCGGCTACGGCCACGAGCCCCTGCACGTCACCGGGGACGATCCGGCGCAGGTGCACCGGGACATGGCCGAGGCGATGGACACCGCGCTGGACCGGATCGCCGCCCTCCAGCACGCCGCCAGGACCGCGGGCCGGCGCGGCCGGGCGGACCGGCCCCGCTGGCCGGCGATCGTGCTGCGCACCCCCAAGGGCTGGACCGGGCCGAAGGCCGTCGACGGCGCACCGGTCGAGGGCACCTGGCGCTCCCACCAGGTGCCCCTGCCCGAGGTGCGGGAGAACCCCGAGCACCTGGCGGAGCTGGAGCGGTGGCTGCGCAGCTACGAACCGGAGCGGCTCTTCGGCGCCGACGGCCGGCCGAGCGCGCAGGTGCTCGCCTGCGTACCGCGCGGCGACCGCCGCCTCGGCGCCAACCCGCACGCCAACGGCGGCCGGCTGCTGCGCGCGCTGCCGCTGCCGGGGCCGGACACGTACGCCGTCGCCGTCGACCGGCCCGGCACCCGGCTCCACGAGCCGACCCGGGTGCTCGGCGCCATGCTGCGGCAGGTGATGGCCGACACCGCGGAGCGCCGCGACTTCCGCGTCTTCGGCCCGGACGAGACCGCGTCCAACCGGCTGCAGGAGCTGTTCGAGGTCACGGACCGGGCGTGGGAGGCGGAGGCGGAGCCGACCGACGAGCACCACGGGCCGCACGGCCGGGTCATGGAGGTGCTCTCCGAGCACCTGTGCCAGGGCTGGCTGGAGGGGTACGTCCTCACCGGCCGGCACGGGCTGTTCTCGTCGTACGAGGCGTTCGCGCACATCGTCGCGAGCATGGCCGCGCAGCACATCAAGTGGATCCAGACCGCGCAGGACGAGCCCTGGCGCGCGCCGGTCGCCGGCCTCAACTACCTGCTGACCTCGCACGTCTGGCGGCAGGACCACAACGGCTTCAGCCACCAGGACCCCGGCTTCGTCGACCACATCCTCAACAAGAGCCCCGGCGTCGTCCGGGCCTACCTGCCGCCGGACGCCAACACCCTGCTGTGTGTGGCCGACCACGTGCTGCGGACCCGCGGGGTCGTCAACGTCGTCGTCGCCGGCAAGCAGCCGTCGTTCGACTGGCTGACCCTGGAGCAGGCACGCTCGCACTGCCTGCGCGGGGTGGGCATCTGGGAGTGGGCCGGCACCGAGCGCCCCGGTGAGGCGCCGGACGTCGTGCTGGCCTGCGCCGGTGACGTGCCGACGCAGGAGGTGCTGGCCGCGGCGGCGCTGCTGCGCGAGCACCTGCCGGAGCTGGCGGTCCGGGTCGTCAACGTCGTCGACCTCGCCCGGCTGATGCCCCATGAGGAGCACCCGCACGGGATGACGGACCGGGAGTTCGACGCGGTCTTCACCCGCGACACACCGGTCATCTTCGCGTACCACGGCTATCCGTGGCTGATCCACCGGCTCGCCTACCGGCACGCGGGGCACGACCAGTTGCACGTGCGCGGCTACAAGGAGATGGGCACCACGACCACGCCCTTCGACATGGTCGTACGCAACGACCTCGACCGCTACCGGCTGGTGATGGACGTCGTCGACCGCGTCCCGGGCCTGGCCGTGCGGGCGGCGGCGGTGCGGCAGCGGATGGAGGACGTACGGGGCAGGCACCACGCCTGGATCCGCGAGCACGGCACGGACCTGCCGGAGGTGGCCGACTGGACGTGGCCGGGCTGA
- a CDS encoding DUF397 domain-containing protein, with product MAHAYNGIAARDLHGAAWQKSRHSNSQGSCVEFARLPGGEIAVRNSRFPEGPALVYTRAEVEAMLLGVKDGEFDHLIVD from the coding sequence GTGGCCCACGCATACAACGGCATTGCGGCCAGGGATCTTCACGGCGCCGCCTGGCAGAAGAGCCGGCACAGCAACTCGCAGGGTTCCTGTGTGGAGTTCGCCAGACTTCCCGGCGGCGAGATAGCCGTTCGCAATTCCCGATTTCCCGAAGGACCAGCCCTCGTCTACACCCGTGCCGAGGTAGAGGCGATGCTGCTGGGCGTCAAGGACGGAGAGTTCGACCACCTCATAGTTGACTGA
- a CDS encoding ATP-binding protein, with product MGTEAAAVLAPLWRGLPPLDSASVDGAASCAISGSHESVSGARAFTHTTLRHWELTDLSDDVALVVSELVTNALRHALGGRTAQDAAVRLHLMRWASRLVCAVRDPSTASPVAGVADVGAESGRGLYLVDSFSDSWGWHPLDGALRGKVVWAVFHLPKPAED from the coding sequence ATGGGGACCGAAGCAGCAGCCGTGCTCGCGCCCTTATGGCGAGGGCTGCCCCCGCTGGACTCCGCCTCGGTCGACGGCGCCGCGTCCTGTGCGATATCCGGCAGCCATGAGTCCGTAAGCGGCGCGCGCGCCTTCACGCACACCACGTTGCGGCACTGGGAGCTGACCGACCTCAGCGACGACGTCGCGCTGGTCGTCTCGGAGCTGGTCACTAACGCGCTCAGACACGCCCTGGGCGGCCGCACCGCCCAGGACGCGGCGGTACGGCTCCATCTGATGCGCTGGGCGTCCCGGCTGGTGTGCGCCGTACGCGACCCGAGTACCGCGAGCCCGGTGGCCGGGGTGGCCGACGTGGGCGCGGAGTCGGGGCGGGGGCTGTACCTGGTCGACTCCTTCAGCGACAGTTGGGGCTGGCATCCGCTGGACGGCGCGCTGCGCGGCAAGGTGGTGTGGGCGGTGTTCCACCTGCCGAAGCCGGCGGAGGACTGA
- a CDS encoding helix-turn-helix transcriptional regulator: MAVDGSSGSVVRRILLGSQLRRLREEQGISRDAAGYAIRASESKISRMELGRVSFKSRDVEDLLTLYGVTDQTERDALVGLVSEANTAGWWHSYSDVLPGWFPTYVGLESAASGIDVYEVQFVHGLLQTEEYAHAVVTAGLPISSAEADKRVGARLERQKRLYAEHPAQLRAVLDEAALSRPYGGRQVMRKQLQHLLDASEMSNLSLRIIPLAQHGHTPDSGAFTILSFPEEDLSDVVYVEHLTSALYLDKPEDVATYTKAMDLLRVAAQDEAESRELLHRLIREV; the protein is encoded by the coding sequence ATGGCCGTGGACGGATCAAGCGGATCGGTCGTGCGCCGTATCCTGCTGGGCTCCCAGCTCAGACGGCTGCGGGAGGAACAGGGGATCTCGCGCGACGCCGCCGGATACGCGATCAGGGCCTCGGAATCCAAGATCAGCCGGATGGAGCTGGGCCGGGTGAGTTTCAAGAGCCGAGACGTGGAGGACCTGCTCACGCTGTACGGCGTGACCGATCAGACCGAGCGCGACGCCCTCGTCGGCCTCGTCAGCGAGGCGAACACCGCCGGGTGGTGGCACAGCTACAGCGACGTGCTGCCGGGCTGGTTCCCCACCTACGTGGGACTGGAGTCGGCCGCCTCCGGCATCGACGTGTACGAGGTCCAGTTCGTGCACGGCCTGCTGCAGACCGAGGAGTACGCGCACGCCGTCGTCACCGCCGGCCTGCCGATCTCGTCGGCCGAGGCGGACAAGCGCGTCGGCGCCCGGCTGGAGCGGCAGAAGCGGCTGTACGCCGAGCATCCCGCCCAGCTCAGGGCGGTGCTCGACGAGGCCGCGCTCAGCCGCCCGTACGGCGGCAGACAGGTGATGCGCAAGCAGTTGCAGCACCTGCTCGACGCCTCCGAGATGTCGAACCTGTCGCTGCGGATCATCCCGCTGGCGCAGCACGGCCACACCCCCGACTCCGGCGCCTTCACGATCCTGAGCTTCCCGGAGGAGGACCTCTCCGACGTCGTGTACGTGGAGCATCTGACGAGCGCGCTCTACCTGGACAAGCCGGAGGACGTCGCGACGTACACGAAGGCCATGGACCTGCTGCGCGTCGCCGCCCAGGACGAGGCGGAGTCACGGGAGTTGTTGCACAGGCTCATCCGGGAGGTGTAG